In Verrucomicrobiia bacterium, a genomic segment contains:
- a CDS encoding trypsin-like peptidase domain-containing protein: protein METPHFLTVLKKSLVLVLLAAGLAVSRAADPERSVIQILTFEQQPVWDAPWRFDPVRALGGSGFVIKGKRIMTNAHVVSWGRQIIVRRYQDPRPYVAEVEYVGHDCDLAVLTVADDRFFENLQPLELGDLPKVRSTVVTYGYPAGGDEISYTRGVVSRIDLETYAHIGNRRLLSAETDAAINPGNSGGPVVQDDKVVGVAFQGMPGLQNAGFFIPPPVIEHFLKDIEDKQYDGFPQAGLRVTALQNPTYRAFLKLPDNNQGARIDGILQIPSTEQVIQDDDVLLRVGQFPIASDGTILYQGNRVSAALAFQFAQNGQSVPVELWRDGAAKEVSLPLFVYNKDRAAGYEYDTLPRYFVYGGLVFTPLSLDYLRTLGRGPTEGAFGEGYYELFYRRFETPGKARPEPIVLASVLADAVNANVTVRGRVLVDRINGVRIDKLEDVVRAFETNTNTTDIIEFLPHESFECLERADVAKANPRILQTYGIGRDRRL from the coding sequence TTGGAAACACCCCATTTTCTCACGGTGCTCAAAAAGAGTTTAGTCCTCGTGCTGCTCGCGGCTGGGCTGGCCGTCTCGCGCGCGGCGGACCCGGAGCGGTCAGTCATCCAAATCCTCACCTTCGAGCAACAACCGGTTTGGGATGCGCCCTGGCGCTTCGACCCAGTGCGGGCTCTGGGCGGGTCCGGTTTTGTGATCAAGGGCAAACGCATCATGACAAACGCGCACGTCGTGAGCTGGGGCCGGCAGATTATCGTGCGCCGTTACCAGGACCCGCGCCCCTATGTGGCCGAGGTCGAATACGTCGGGCATGATTGCGATCTGGCGGTGCTTACCGTGGCTGATGACCGTTTTTTCGAGAACCTCCAGCCTCTCGAGCTCGGGGATTTGCCAAAGGTCCGCTCGACGGTGGTCACTTATGGTTATCCAGCAGGGGGCGATGAAATCTCTTATACGCGCGGAGTGGTTTCGAGGATTGATCTCGAGACTTACGCGCACATTGGCAACCGCCGGTTGCTCAGCGCCGAGACCGACGCCGCCATCAATCCGGGCAACAGCGGCGGCCCGGTCGTCCAGGACGATAAAGTCGTCGGCGTCGCCTTTCAGGGCATGCCCGGTTTGCAGAATGCCGGTTTTTTCATTCCTCCTCCCGTGATTGAGCACTTTCTAAAGGACATTGAGGACAAACAGTACGACGGGTTCCCTCAGGCGGGCCTGCGCGTCACGGCGCTTCAGAATCCCACCTACCGCGCATTTCTCAAGTTGCCTGATAACAACCAGGGCGCGCGCATCGATGGCATTTTACAAATCCCCAGCACGGAGCAGGTCATCCAGGATGATGACGTGCTGCTGCGGGTTGGGCAGTTCCCCATTGCGAGTGACGGCACGATTCTCTATCAGGGAAACCGGGTTTCGGCTGCGCTGGCCTTTCAGTTCGCCCAGAATGGCCAGAGTGTGCCTGTGGAACTGTGGCGCGATGGCGCGGCCAAGGAGGTTTCATTGCCGCTCTTTGTCTATAATAAAGACCGGGCTGCCGGTTACGAATACGACACTCTCCCGCGCTACTTTGTTTATGGCGGCCTGGTCTTTACTCCATTGAGCCTGGATTACCTGCGAACGCTGGGGCGCGGCCCGACCGAGGGAGCTTTTGGCGAAGGCTATTACGAGCTGTTCTATCGCCGCTTTGAAACGCCCGGCAAGGCCCGGCCTGAGCCAATCGTTTTGGCCTCGGTCCTGGCTGATGCCGTCAATGCCAACGTGACGGTTCGTGGGCGGGTGCTGGTGGACCGCATCAATGGCGTGCGCATTGATAAGCTCGAAGACGTCGTGCGCGCTTTCGAGACCAACACCAACACAACCGACATTATTGAATTTCTACCCCATGAGAGCTTTGAATGCCTGGAACGGGCCGATGTGGCCAAGGCCAATCCAAGGATACTTCAGACCTACGGCATCGGGAGAGATCGACGCTTATGA
- a CDS encoding ThuA domain-containing protein, with protein MKKTLALAFLFLFALATIRSSAADAKKIVFIAGKPSHGPGEHEHRAGCLLLAGCLRDFPGVVCEVYSNGWPADPAQAFADAATVVIYSDGEGGHPLLQQNHIQTMSDLVSKGVGLACLHYAVEPTRERGEKEFLDWLGGCFEVHHSVNPVWTADFQTLPDHPVTRGVEPFRLQDEWYFHMRFRDGMQGVTPILTAIPPESTMSRADGPHEGNPDVRAAVRRHEPQTVAWAFQRTGGGRGFGFTGGHYHKNWGNDNVRKLVLNAIIWTAHLEVPPSGVQSQVTPADLARNLDAK; from the coding sequence ATGAAAAAGACATTGGCTCTCGCTTTCTTATTTCTCTTCGCTCTCGCTACCATCCGCAGTTCGGCCGCTGACGCCAAAAAGATCGTTTTTATCGCCGGCAAACCCAGCCATGGCCCGGGCGAACACGAACATCGGGCCGGATGCCTTTTGCTGGCCGGTTGCCTGAGGGATTTTCCTGGCGTGGTCTGCGAGGTTTACAGCAATGGCTGGCCGGCAGACCCGGCCCAGGCCTTCGCCGATGCCGCCACCGTCGTCATCTACAGCGACGGTGAAGGAGGCCATCCGCTGCTGCAGCAAAACCACATCCAAACCATGAGCGATTTGGTCAGCAAAGGCGTCGGCCTGGCTTGCCTGCATTATGCTGTCGAGCCCACGCGGGAACGCGGCGAGAAAGAATTCCTCGATTGGCTGGGCGGCTGTTTCGAAGTCCATCACTCGGTCAATCCTGTCTGGACAGCGGATTTCCAAACCCTGCCCGATCACCCCGTTACACGTGGCGTGGAGCCGTTTCGCCTCCAGGACGAGTGGTATTTTCACATGCGGTTCCGCGACGGGATGCAGGGCGTGACGCCAATCCTCACCGCGATTCCACCCGAGAGCACCATGAGCCGGGCCGACGGCCCGCATGAAGGCAACCCTGATGTGCGCGCTGCTGTCCGGCGCCATGAACCCCAGACCGTCGCCTGGGCCTTCCAACGAACCGGCGGCGGGCGCGGCTTCGGCTTCACCGGCGGCCATTATCATAAAAACTGGGGCAACGATAATGTCCGCAAGCTGGTCCTTAACGCAATTATTTGGACCGCCCACCTGGAAGTGCCGCCCAGCGGTGTGCAGAGCCAGGTCACCCCGGCCGACCTGGCGCGCAACCTCGACGCCAAGTGA
- a CDS encoding sigma factor: MSRYIDFVYSTALRRAFGDSHLAEDITQTVFADLAHKAGRLSTEVMLGGWLHQRACHAQRAGAEIAVRFGH; the protein is encoded by the coding sequence GTGAGCCGTTACATCGACTTCGTTTATTCGACTGCGCTGAGGCGCGCTTTTGGAGACAGCCATTTGGCCGAGGACATCACGCAAACGGTTTTTGCGGATTTAGCTCACAAGGCCGGAAGACTTTCAACCGAAGTGATGCTTGGCGGCTGGCTGCACCAGCGCGCGTGTCATGCTCAACGCGCTGGAGCGGAAATCGCCGTACGTTTTGGCCACTAA
- a CDS encoding glycosyltransferase, with the protein MTAPAKLLYFGFAFPPGISGLFPDAQPAGHLMETNLVNALRPWFEIKSAGISWIEVEKITPDNTSPGLPHALNLLDKPPELLHRWRSLARLKRQYQRWTRSGWIPDAILMYNFSPVYNGFIRWLKRQPCAPCLVLYLADSMNLQQAFPWTRRVRHALKPLTWPDSEMVSLVDACIGVSASTEKFFADRRLPWLWLPNGCNSGRALQPSTEHPGNGPIQFGYIGSLGAHAGAQDLLRVFLAREGTERLHICGFGMPKARVAALCRHNERLQFHEPRTPDACLRLSQTWDVLVNPRPIWPGNENNFPSKVFEYALSGRAILTSPISGVDQVLGEEAFYFDPADFDANMRAALDKVAGIPRAELRRRGACLQKRLIENYAWEKQGRRAAEFIYRQLPGSREAQEVTQPASETLSK; encoded by the coding sequence ATGACAGCACCGGCAAAACTACTTTACTTTGGCTTCGCCTTTCCGCCAGGCATCTCCGGCCTATTTCCGGATGCCCAACCGGCCGGGCACCTGATGGAAACCAACCTGGTCAATGCCCTGCGGCCATGGTTCGAAATCAAATCGGCCGGCATCTCGTGGATTGAGGTCGAAAAGATTACCCCGGACAACACCTCGCCGGGCTTACCGCACGCGTTGAACCTGCTGGATAAGCCGCCGGAATTGCTTCACCGCTGGCGCTCGTTGGCGCGGCTCAAGCGCCAATACCAGCGCTGGACCAGGTCCGGCTGGATTCCCGATGCCATCCTGATGTACAACTTTTCCCCCGTCTATAATGGGTTCATTCGCTGGCTCAAACGCCAACCCTGCGCCCCCTGCCTGGTGCTTTACCTCGCTGACAGCATGAACCTGCAGCAGGCATTCCCCTGGACCCGGCGAGTTCGTCATGCGCTCAAGCCCTTGACCTGGCCTGACTCGGAAATGGTCTCGCTGGTGGACGCTTGCATCGGCGTGAGCGCTTCAACCGAAAAGTTCTTTGCGGACCGCCGGTTGCCCTGGCTTTGGCTGCCTAACGGATGCAATTCAGGCCGCGCATTGCAGCCGTCCACTGAGCACCCGGGCAACGGACCGATACAGTTTGGTTACATCGGCTCGTTGGGCGCCCACGCAGGCGCGCAAGATTTGCTGCGGGTGTTTCTGGCGCGTGAAGGCACAGAGAGGCTGCACATCTGCGGGTTTGGAATGCCTAAAGCCCGAGTCGCCGCGCTCTGCCGGCACAACGAGCGACTCCAATTCCACGAACCGCGCACTCCCGATGCCTGCCTGCGCTTGAGCCAGACCTGGGACGTGCTGGTTAATCCGCGCCCCATTTGGCCTGGCAACGAAAACAATTTCCCTTCAAAGGTTTTCGAATATGCCTTGAGCGGGCGCGCGATTCTCACCTCACCCATTTCGGGAGTCGATCAGGTCTTAGGCGAGGAGGCCTTTTACTTTGACCCGGCGGATTTTGACGCGAATATGCGGGCGGCGCTCGACAAAGTGGCAGGTATCCCCCGAGCGGAACTGCGCCGCCGTGGAGCTTGTTTGCAGAAACGCTTGATCGAAAACTACGCCTGGGAGAAACAAGGCCGGCGCGCAGCCGAGTTCATCTATCGCCAATTACCCGGCAGCCGGGAGGCTCAGGAAGTAACCCAACCTGCATCCGAAACGCTCAGCAAATAG
- a CDS encoding glycosyltransferase family 4 protein yields the protein MPDTAVIEKPITVLQFNSLLNGGGTDDQCLKLTEGLRQLGQRVWVAGPDQHELSGRVRDLAVPFHSLPPTGPFRLRLILAAAKVVRRENVRILHGHHGRDFWPVIFAARLSGSHPKVVQTRHLAKSPSSWFTRRFLLGQCDAIIAVSQFVADVLSQGAYEPASPEPERRARPPLLGDHSKILVIHGGIDTNQFRPLDAQEQRQAWGLAPEHFAFGVVGGYDLPRGKGQREFLQAAARVHEKIADARFLIIGRGSMEAALKDDIVRLGLKEKAILTPYCRDMPRAMNAIDCLVHPQIGTEAFPGVVLEAYACGKPVIASRLDGIPEAFAAGALGELILPGSIEQLSEALLKWARETRLTAQRQQELHERIHMHFSVQVASQKTLALYRRLQDG from the coding sequence ATGCCTGACACTGCTGTCATTGAGAAACCCATTACGGTCCTGCAGTTCAATTCACTGTTGAACGGCGGCGGCACCGATGATCAATGTCTCAAGCTCACCGAGGGGCTGCGTCAATTAGGCCAGCGGGTCTGGGTCGCCGGTCCAGACCAGCACGAACTCTCCGGGCGCGTGCGCGACCTGGCGGTGCCTTTTCACAGCCTCCCGCCAACTGGCCCCTTTCGGTTGCGCCTGATTTTAGCGGCGGCAAAAGTTGTTCGCCGCGAAAACGTCCGGATTTTGCATGGGCATCATGGACGCGACTTTTGGCCAGTCATCTTCGCGGCGCGCCTTTCCGGTTCTCACCCGAAGGTAGTCCAGACGCGTCACCTGGCAAAGAGCCCGAGTTCGTGGTTCACGCGGCGTTTTCTTTTAGGCCAATGCGACGCCATCATAGCCGTTTCGCAATTTGTCGCGGACGTTTTGAGCCAGGGGGCCTATGAGCCGGCGTCACCCGAGCCTGAACGACGCGCGCGGCCACCTTTGCTGGGGGATCATTCCAAAATCCTTGTCATTCATGGCGGTATTGATACAAATCAATTCCGCCCCTTGGATGCCCAGGAACAACGCCAGGCCTGGGGGCTTGCTCCAGAACACTTCGCCTTTGGCGTAGTCGGCGGATACGACCTTCCGCGCGGCAAGGGCCAGCGCGAGTTCTTGCAGGCCGCCGCGCGCGTGCATGAAAAAATTGCTGACGCCCGGTTTTTGATCATTGGCCGAGGCAGCATGGAAGCCGCGCTCAAAGACGATATTGTCCGGTTGGGTTTGAAAGAAAAAGCCATCCTGACTCCCTACTGCCGGGACATGCCCCGGGCGATGAATGCCATTGATTGCCTGGTTCACCCTCAAATCGGCACCGAGGCCTTTCCCGGCGTTGTCCTGGAAGCTTACGCTTGCGGCAAACCGGTGATTGCCTCTCGGCTCGATGGCATTCCGGAAGCCTTTGCCGCCGGCGCCTTGGGCGAATTAATCCTACCCGGCTCAATCGAGCAGCTTTCCGAGGCGCTTTTAAAATGGGCACGAGAGACGCGCTTGACTGCTCAGCGCCAGCAGGAGCTTCACGAAAGAATCCACATGCATTTCTCAGTTCAAGTCGCATCCCAGAAGACCCTGGCGCTTTATCGCCGGCTCCAGGACGGCTGA
- a CDS encoding glycosyltransferase, translated as MAAREHLLLYEPRTEGHHLGWLRFLTEDLLSANWQLSLAVDLRPKAHPQVEDHLSGLLGQAQLLSAGNLAGAKRAGSTTASIIQCLHESGAGRVFLPAFDEVASGWWRRAALGFYPPAQLRGQIGGIYHRPRFMIAPRWSPNRWLKWTGFSRMLRQGWIRQLLFVDEFLAADLQKRFPGAPLFFLPDPCPEGYEGNTAEARRQLGLPAEKWIFLFFGLGHRRKGLHLAVEAMLQLDSNSPAFLLCAGQLNPQGTTAEGLQQLAQKGRARLINRYVSAAEEKLCFAACDSVLLPYINHFGTSGVLSRAMAAGKMVVVSDEQLLGRLTRERGLGLVFPSGEVQRLRLKLEQAMEANAAQAAAWRAAAQQYARHYSRQAYRAALLQCIGLPSPFFPNA; from the coding sequence ATGGCTGCCCGCGAGCATCTGTTGCTCTATGAACCTCGAACCGAGGGGCATCACCTGGGCTGGTTGCGGTTTCTAACCGAGGATTTGCTTTCGGCCAACTGGCAGCTCTCATTGGCGGTGGATTTGCGCCCCAAAGCGCACCCCCAAGTGGAAGACCATCTTTCCGGCCTGCTTGGGCAAGCGCAATTGCTCTCGGCAGGCAATCTGGCTGGAGCCAAGCGGGCCGGCAGCACAACTGCTTCCATAATCCAGTGCCTGCATGAGAGCGGCGCAGGCCGCGTTTTCCTGCCGGCCTTTGATGAAGTGGCCTCGGGTTGGTGGCGGCGGGCCGCTCTTGGGTTTTATCCACCAGCCCAATTGCGCGGGCAGATTGGAGGCATCTACCATCGCCCGCGATTTATGATTGCGCCCCGGTGGTCGCCAAACCGCTGGCTCAAATGGACCGGATTCAGCCGCATGCTCAGACAGGGCTGGATACGCCAACTGCTTTTCGTGGATGAATTCCTCGCGGCCGACTTACAAAAGAGATTTCCCGGCGCGCCGCTCTTTTTCCTGCCCGATCCTTGCCCTGAAGGTTACGAAGGAAATACCGCCGAGGCCAGGCGGCAACTGGGCTTGCCTGCCGAGAAATGGATTTTCCTCTTTTTCGGTTTGGGCCATCGGCGCAAAGGGCTTCATCTGGCTGTCGAGGCCATGCTGCAGCTCGACTCCAATAGTCCGGCGTTCCTGCTCTGCGCCGGCCAGTTGAACCCGCAAGGAACAACCGCCGAGGGTCTCCAACAGCTTGCCCAAAAGGGACGCGCCCGGCTCATCAACCGCTACGTCTCGGCTGCGGAAGAAAAGCTCTGTTTCGCGGCTTGCGATTCGGTTCTGCTGCCTTATATCAACCACTTCGGCACCAGCGGCGTGCTCTCCCGGGCGATGGCGGCAGGCAAAATGGTGGTTGTCTCCGATGAACAACTGCTGGGTCGGCTGACGCGCGAGCGCGGACTTGGCCTGGTCTTTCCCAGCGGCGAGGTCCAGCGGTTGCGCCTGAAATTGGAGCAGGCCATGGAAGCCAACGCCGCTCAGGCCGCTGCATGGCGCGCTGCGGCGCAGCAGTACGCGCGGCACTATTCACGCCAGGCCTATCGCGCGGCGCTCCTGCAGTGCATCGGGCTGCCCTCGCCTTTTTTTCCGAATGCCTGA
- a CDS encoding glycosyltransferase family 2 protein, whose protein sequence is MPKLPISVCMISGAEVQRIGQALDSVMPWTSECIVVLNQDAGDGTAQLAVERGAKVFPEPWRGFVAQKNSALAKATQPWVLGLDADEAVCPELRDEIIDFFAGKPERHAAYSFPRLTRYLGRWIRHGDWYPDRCVRLWQRTRGRWAGVDPHAALQVEGSVYKLRHDLFHFTADTLDRQVIKTMSYADDFVRHCQQTGRRVTFTDLLTRPAWRFARAYFFKLGLLDGWQGYTIAWMTSFYTFLRYAKAREAQLAKGQAAEPTGVPVVPPR, encoded by the coding sequence ATGCCAAAGCTGCCCATCTCGGTTTGCATGATCTCCGGCGCCGAAGTCCAGCGCATCGGTCAAGCCCTCGACAGTGTGATGCCCTGGACTAGCGAATGCATTGTGGTTCTCAACCAGGACGCCGGCGATGGGACCGCGCAACTCGCTGTCGAGCGCGGGGCCAAGGTCTTTCCCGAGCCTTGGCGCGGGTTTGTCGCTCAAAAGAACTCCGCCCTGGCCAAGGCCACCCAGCCCTGGGTGCTTGGCCTGGACGCCGACGAAGCGGTCTGCCCCGAACTCCGCGACGAGATAATCGATTTCTTTGCCGGAAAACCCGAACGGCACGCTGCCTATAGCTTCCCGCGGCTCACGCGCTACCTGGGGCGCTGGATTCGACATGGCGATTGGTACCCAGACCGCTGTGTGCGCTTGTGGCAGCGCACGCGCGGGCGCTGGGCGGGTGTTGATCCTCACGCGGCCCTTCAAGTCGAAGGGTCGGTTTACAAACTGCGCCACGATTTGTTCCATTTCACTGCCGATACCCTCGATCGGCAGGTGATTAAGACCATGAGTTACGCCGATGATTTTGTCCGCCACTGCCAGCAGACAGGCCGCCGCGTCACGTTCACCGACCTCCTCACTCGTCCTGCATGGCGTTTTGCGAGGGCATATTTCTTTAAATTGGGGCTTCTGGATGGCTGGCAGGGTTATACCATTGCCTGGATGACATCCTTTTACACCTTTCTCCGTTACGCCAAAGCGCGCGAAGCCCAACTCGCAAAGGGGCAGGCAGCCGAACCCACCGGCGTTCCTGTCGTCCCGCCTCGTTAA
- a CDS encoding glycosyltransferase family 4 protein, giving the protein MKKTIHLFHHTFRRGGGMERYALGLAESFKNLGHAVVFHAHRADPAMAESLGIELRLAKVRRFPRKLQDFRFFRQVEQARRQADGWQIALTRVRVNDLVICGGTHRGYLSRARKLAGPFDWLQIWMEQEGYRYARAVISHSNLCTGELTRLYAVPAGKIVTLFPPVDSAFTPPADDLARAEGRRKLGFPDGKVVFLFPSMGHRRKGLDRIYRALSSLSDNLILAVAGKPPGGLNRPWIQYLGYVQDMTEAYRAADFTILGSSYEPFGLVGPESVLCGTRLVFEENIGCLAAIKPEAVFTFSARDLETIRQAASRAIAMARQNRHRLSRPAEALVYNPSGVEHARALSDVLAT; this is encoded by the coding sequence TTGAAAAAAACCATTCACCTCTTTCACCACACCTTCCGGCGGGGAGGGGGGATGGAACGTTACGCGCTGGGATTGGCGGAGAGCTTCAAAAACCTTGGGCATGCGGTGGTTTTTCATGCGCATCGGGCTGACCCGGCAATGGCCGAATCGTTGGGTATCGAATTACGCCTGGCCAAGGTCAGACGCTTTCCCAGGAAACTGCAGGACTTCAGGTTCTTTCGGCAGGTCGAACAGGCGCGCCGCCAAGCCGATGGCTGGCAAATCGCCCTGACCCGCGTGCGAGTCAATGACCTGGTGATTTGCGGCGGAACGCACCGCGGCTATCTGAGCCGGGCGCGAAAACTGGCCGGCCCATTTGACTGGCTGCAGATTTGGATGGAGCAGGAGGGTTACCGCTACGCCCGCGCGGTCATTTCGCATTCGAACCTCTGCACGGGCGAACTGACCCGCCTGTATGCAGTGCCTGCCGGGAAAATCGTCACGTTGTTTCCACCCGTGGACTCGGCTTTCACCCCGCCGGCGGACGATTTGGCCCGGGCTGAGGGCCGCCGAAAACTGGGGTTCCCTGACGGCAAGGTGGTGTTCCTTTTCCCATCCATGGGCCATCGGCGCAAGGGCCTTGACCGGATTTACCGCGCCTTATCGTCATTGTCTGACAACCTTATCCTGGCCGTAGCCGGTAAACCACCGGGCGGACTCAACCGCCCCTGGATTCAGTACCTCGGTTATGTTCAGGACATGACCGAAGCGTACCGAGCCGCTGATTTCACTATCCTGGGGTCCTCTTATGAACCCTTCGGGCTGGTGGGTCCGGAATCGGTGTTGTGCGGGACGCGGCTGGTGTTCGAGGAGAACATTGGCTGCCTGGCGGCGATAAAGCCTGAGGCAGTCTTTACATTTTCCGCAAGAGACCTGGAGACAATCCGCCAGGCAGCCAGCCGTGCCATTGCGATGGCCCGCCAAAACCGTCATCGCCTCAGCCGGCCCGCCGAGGCGCTGGTGTATAATCCCTCGGGCGTCGAGCACGCCCGAGCGCTTTCGGATGTCCTTGCAACCTGA
- a CDS encoding site-specific DNA-methyltransferase, whose product MRSSAGNPVQNSRRRGTREKKAYPPNNEAPAALRETLDSIKHILEGLPEADNEPGAVEKMLRANAILRNSPWPAPFDVTTHRLQLGDARRLEWIPTGSVHLVVTSPPYWTLKEYESNEAQMGAIVDYESFLDQLDKVWQECARVLAPGGRICCVVGDVCLPRKQNGRHHVMPLHADIQVCARRFGLDCLTPILWQKIANGATEAQGNGAGFYGKPYQPGAIIKNDVEYILFLRKGGEYRSPSPVQRALSMLNREEMQNWMRSSWSDIRGESTRNGHPAPYPLALAQRLIKMFSFAGDTVLDPFVGAGTTSLAALNTGRNSIGVDIEGKYLARAHARLLEAVGLFHESGPSS is encoded by the coding sequence ATGCGCAGTTCAGCAGGCAACCCGGTTCAGAACAGCCGCCGCCGTGGCACTCGCGAAAAAAAGGCCTATCCACCGAACAATGAAGCTCCGGCGGCGCTGCGCGAGACCCTCGATTCCATCAAACATATCCTCGAAGGGCTGCCCGAGGCAGATAACGAACCCGGCGCGGTCGAAAAAATGCTCCGCGCCAACGCTATTCTGCGCAATTCCCCCTGGCCCGCTCCCTTCGACGTGACGACGCACCGCCTGCAGTTGGGCGACGCGCGCCGGTTGGAATGGATTCCCACCGGCAGCGTCCACCTCGTCGTGACTTCCCCGCCGTACTGGACGCTGAAAGAGTACGAGAGCAATGAGGCTCAAATGGGCGCCATTGTTGATTACGAGAGCTTCCTCGATCAACTGGACAAGGTCTGGCAAGAGTGCGCCAGGGTGCTAGCGCCCGGCGGGCGCATTTGCTGCGTGGTAGGGGATGTCTGCCTCCCGCGCAAGCAGAATGGACGCCATCACGTTATGCCCCTGCACGCCGATATTCAGGTGTGCGCTCGCAGGTTCGGCCTGGATTGTCTTACCCCGATTCTCTGGCAAAAGATCGCCAACGGCGCCACCGAAGCTCAGGGAAATGGGGCCGGCTTCTACGGCAAACCCTACCAACCGGGCGCAATCATTAAGAACGATGTTGAGTACATCCTCTTTCTGCGCAAAGGCGGCGAATACCGCTCCCCTTCACCGGTCCAGCGCGCGCTCTCGATGTTGAACAGGGAGGAAATGCAGAACTGGATGCGCTCGTCCTGGAGTGATATCCGCGGCGAATCCACCCGCAACGGCCACCCCGCCCCTTACCCACTTGCCCTGGCCCAGCGCTTGATCAAAATGTTTTCCTTTGCCGGCGACACCGTGCTGGACCCGTTTGTGGGCGCCGGCACGACGTCCCTTGCGGCCTTGAATACCGGACGCAACAGCATTGGCGTGGATATCGAGGGGAAGTATCTCGCCAGAGCCCATGCTCGCTTGCTTGAAGCCGTAGGCCTTTTCCACGAGAGCGGCCCCAGCAGTTAA
- a CDS encoding PIN domain-containing protein, with translation MMPAGALLDTSFLITLAGRDRANHQAAKQYWKYFLENQVPLYLSTIVVSEFSVKQALGPEILRHCVVLPFNYQDALKSAELHKLRYAAAGLSRDALKDDLKLIAQAQLAGAEFVVTDDSDTMFKFVQHLTAAAAVSVKAIKLEDGFDAALFNGGQRDFNEQLGESDIGQ, from the coding sequence ATGATGCCCGCTGGTGCCCTGCTCGACACCAGTTTCCTAATCACACTGGCTGGCCGCGACCGCGCCAACCACCAGGCGGCTAAGCAGTACTGGAAGTATTTCCTGGAGAACCAAGTCCCGTTGTACCTTTCGACTATAGTGGTGTCCGAATTCAGCGTGAAACAGGCGCTCGGGCCTGAGATTCTGCGCCACTGTGTCGTCCTTCCGTTCAATTACCAGGATGCCCTGAAGAGCGCAGAGTTGCACAAGCTGCGCTACGCTGCGGCAGGGCTCAGCCGCGATGCCCTGAAGGACGACCTGAAGCTCATAGCCCAAGCCCAACTTGCCGGGGCGGAGTTCGTTGTGACGGACGACAGCGATACGATGTTCAAATTCGTCCAGCATCTGACGGCTGCTGCAGCCGTCTCAGTTAAAGCGATCAAACTCGAGGACGGGTTCGACGCCGCCTTATTCAACGGTGGGCAGCGTGACTTCAACGAACAGTTAGGCGAATCGGATATTGGGCAGTAG